GGGTGGCGGGTGCCGTCGACCCAGCGCAGCACGGTGCGGGGTGTGACGCCGTAGGCGGTGGCCATGGCTTTGGTGTTGCCGCCGTACTTGCGGGCCCGGACCTGTCCGGCCTGGGTGGTGGTCTGCGCGGGGGCTTTCCTGCTGGGGAACAGTGTCTCGCGGACCTTGCCGAACAGGCCCCGGAATCCGCCGGCCATCAGTTCTCACCTTCCTTCTGCTCGTCGGTGCTCTCGGTGTCGGTGTCGGTGCTGGTGCTGACCGGGGTGCCGTCGGTGGCGTAGTGGTGGGTGAGCTTGGAGGGGTGCTCGCGGCGCTCCATCGCCTCCACCGCCTTCTGCAGCGGGATGGACGCCTCGTGCTTGTGGCTGCCGGGCGCGATGCCCAGGCGCAGCGCGCCGGGTACCGGGGAGCCGTCGTCGTTGACGGGCAGGAGCTCCAGCGGGGAGGGGGCGTCGGCGGCGTAGAGGTAGGAGTCGCGGTTCAGCGCGAACGGGGCCCGGCC
The window above is part of the Streptomyces sp. TLI_171 genome. Proteins encoded here:
- a CDS encoding helix-turn-helix domain-containing protein, encoding MAGGFRGLFGKVRETLFPSRKAPAQTTTQAGQVRARKYGGNTKAMATAYGVTPRTVLRWVDGTRHP